A genomic window from Carassius carassius chromosome 29, fCarCar2.1, whole genome shotgun sequence includes:
- the LOC132109322 gene encoding protocadherin beta-6-like, whose protein sequence is MYSLVTKGRLDRELVPHYDITITATDLGQPALSSIKTLSIKVADVNDNQPEFSINFLELYIFENNAPGASIFSVRASDKDVNENALISYQINRGVGTQNEITSSLNINQETGVIHSLKSFDFEGIKTFQFHVLATDSGTPSLSSNVTVNVFILDQNNNVPVILYPVSANGSAEVVEEIPRNVNAGNLVTKVRAYDADIGYNDWLLFSLQEVSDHSLFGLDRYTGQIRTLRSFTETDEAQHKLIILVKDNGNVSLSATATVIVKVVEPKEAFAASDVKNTVKDEEENNVTFYLIITLASVSVLFLISIIVLVVMQCSKSTDYSSKYLQDTNYDGTLCHSIQYRSGDKRYMLVGPRMSIGSTIVPGSNGNTLVIPDHRRRDSGEVSK, encoded by the coding sequence ATGTACTCGCTGGTGACAAAGGGGCGTTTGGATCGTGAACTTGTGCCCCATTATGACATCACAATTACAGCAACAGATTTAGGTCAGCCGGCCTTATCATCTATCAAAACATTAAGCATCAAAGTAGCAGATGTGAATGACAACCAGCCAGAATTTTCTATTAATTTCCTTGAGCTTTACATATTTGAAAATAATGCTCCTGGAGCCTCCATATTTTCAGTAAGAGCATCTGATAAAGACGTGAATGAAAATGCCTTGATATCGTACCAAATAAACAGAGGTGTAGGGACACAAAATGAGATAACCTCATCGTTGAACATAAATCAAGAAACAGGGGTTATTCATTCCCTTAAAAGTTTTGATTTCGAAGGAATTAAAACTTTTCAGTTCCATGTTCTCGCTACAGACTCTGGAACTCCGTCTCTGAGCAGTAACGTGACAGTGAACGTGTTTATTCTGGATCAGAACAACAATGTTCCAGTGATCTTATATCCAGTCAGCGCTAACGGTTCTGCTGAGGTTGTGGAAGAGATTCCCCGTAATGTGAACGCAGGTAATTTGGTGACTAAAGTCAGAGCCTATGACGCAGATATAGGATACAACGACTGGTTATTATTTTCACTGCAGGAAGTTAGTGACCACAGTCTCTTTGGTTTGGACCGTTACACAGGACAGATAAGGACCCTTCGCTCATTCACAGAAACAGACGAGGCCCAGCATAAACTGATCATACTGGTCAAAGACAATGGGAACGTTTCTCTCTCAGCAACAGCGACTGTGATTGTCAAAGTTGTGGAGCCCAAAGAGGCTTTTGCAGCTTCTGAtgttaaaaacacagtaaaagatGAAGAGGAAAACAACGtgacattttatttgatcatCACTTTGGCCTCGGTTTCAGTGCtttttctcatcagcatcatcgTGTTGGTTGTAATGCAGTGCTCTAAATCGACAGACTATTCGTCCAAGTATTTACAGGATACAAATTATGACGGGACTCTGTGTCACAGCATCCAGTACAGATCTGGAGACAAACGGTACATGTTAGTTGGACCCAGAATGAGTATCGGCTCTACTATAGTCCCAGGCAGTAATGGAAATACTCTAGTGATCCCAGATCACAGGAGGAGAGATTCTGGAGAGGTAAGCAAATAA